A genomic window from Nicotiana sylvestris chromosome 11, ASM39365v2, whole genome shotgun sequence includes:
- the LOC104226785 gene encoding uncharacterized protein, protein MATMNNMLIMLMVAAFLFCSHQQVATAREVVVAELAVADDRNELQLLLPWEIPCYLTWPFPWPPPPPWPCPPPRPRPRPRPRPCPSPPPPPPRPRPCPSPPPPPRPRPRPCPSPPPPPQPRPRPSPPPPSPPPPAPSSSCSASDESNIYRCMFNETKIDPCCPTFKSILGTSCPCYKYAENLDNQVLITIESYCDVDSPCKGVQVIKLSKEEEKKKK, encoded by the exons ATGGCAACCATGAACAATATGCTCATAATGTTAATGGTGGCTGCATTTTTGTTTTGCAGCCACCAACAAGTGGCCACAGCGAGAGAAGTGGTTGTGGCCGAATTGGCCGTGGCCGATGACAGGAATGAGTTACAACTACTCTTGCCATGGGAAATTCCATGTTATCTGACATGGCCATTCCCGTGGCCACCGCCACCCCCATGGCCATGCCCTCCTCCACGTCCACGtccacgaccacgaccacgaccatGCCCTAGCCCTCCTCCACCACCACCACGACCGCGACCATGCCCTAGCCCTCCTCCACcaccacgaccacgaccacgaccatGCCCTAGCCCTCCTCCGCCACCACAGCCACGACCACGACCAAGCCCTCCACCACCATCCCCACCCCCTCCCGCCCCGAGTTCGAGCTGCTCAGCTAGTGATGAATCAAATATTTACAGGTGCATGTTCAACGAAACTAAAATTGATCCATGCTGCCCAACATTCAAGAGCATACTTGGTACTAGTTGCCCTTGTTATAAATATGCAGAGAATTTGGATAATCAAGTGTTAATTACTATTGAATCTTATTGTGATGTTGATAGCCCTTGCAAGGGTGTTCAA GTGATTAAGCTGTCCAAGgaagaggagaagaagaagaagtaa
- the LOC104226786 gene encoding delta(12)-acyl-lipid-desaturase-like, producing the protein MGAGGNMSVVTGKTGEKKNPLEKVPTSKPPFTVGDIKKAIPPHCFQRSLVRSFSYVVYDLLLVSVFYYIATTYFHLLPSPYCYLAWPIYWICQGCVCTGIWVIAHECGHHAFSDYQWVDDAVGLILHSALMVPYFSWKYSHRRHHSNTGSLERDEVFVPKPKSQLGWYSKYLNNPPGRVISLTITLTLGWPLYLAFNVSGRHYDRFACHYDPYGPIYNDRERLQIFLSDAGVLGAGYLLYRIALVKGLAWLVCMYGVPLLIVNGFLVLITYLQHTHPSLPHYDSSEWDWLRGALATVDRDYGILNKVFHNITDTHVVHHLFSTMPHYNAMEATKAVKPLLGDYYQFDGTPVFKAMWREAKECIYVEKDEASQGKGVFWYKNKL; encoded by the coding sequence ATGGGAGCCGGCGGTAATATGTCTGTTGTAACCGGCAAGACTGGCGAAAAGAAGAATCCTCTTGAAAAGGTACCAACCTCAAAGCCTCCTTTCACAGTTGGTGATATCAAGAAGGCCATCCCACCTCACTGCTTTCAGCGGTCTCTCGTTCGTTCGTTCTCCTATGTTGTGTATGACCTTTTACTGGTGTCCGTCTTCTACTACATTGCCACCACTTATTTCCACCTCCTCCCGTCCCCGTATTGCTACCTTGCATGGCCTATTTACTGGATTTGTCAGGGTTGTGTTTGCACTGGTATTTGGGTTATTGCGCACGAATGTGGCCACCATGCCTTTAGTGACTACCAGTGGGTCGATGACGCTGTCGGGCTAATCCTCCACTCTGCTCTGATGGTTCCTTACTTCTCTTGGAAATATAGTCATCGTCGCCACCACTCCAACACTGGCTCTCTCGAGCGTGATGAGGTCTTTGTGCCTAAGCCGAAATCACAACTCGGATGGTATTCCAAGTACTTGAACAATCCACCAGGCCGGGTGATTTCACTTACAATCACCCTTACTCTTGGCTGGCCTTTGTACTTGGCTTTCAATGTTTCTGGCCGACATTATGATCGCTTTGCATGTCACTATGACCCTTACGGCCCAATCTACAATGACCGCGAGAGGCTACAGATCTTCCTTTCTGATGCTGGAGTTCTTGGAGCTGGTTATCTGCTATATCGTATTGCCTTAGTTAAAGGGCTAGCTTGGCTCGTGTGTATGTATGGCGTACCCCTCCTAATTGTGAACGGCTTCCTTGTCTTGATCACTTATTTGCAGCACACTCACCCGTCATTGCCTCACTACGATTCATCCGAATGGGATTGGCTAAGGGGAGCTTTGGCAACAGTCGACAGAGACTATGGCATTCTAAACAAGGTCTTCCACAACATCACCGATACTCACGTAGTCCACCATCTGTTCTCAACCATGCCACACTACAACGCGATGGAGGCAACAAAAGCAGTCAAGCCATTACTCGGAGACTACTACCAATTTGACGGAACTCCGGTTTTCAAGGCAATGTGGAGGGAAGCAAAAGagtgtatctatgttgagaaagaTGAAGCATCTCAAGGCAAAGGTGTTTTCTGGTACAAAAACAAACTCTGA
- the LOC138881915 gene encoding uncharacterized protein, giving the protein MFPHIHLPRGFKTPKFEKYEGHGNPIAHLKRYCNQLRGAGGKEELLMAYFGESLVRVASEWFIDQDISHWHVWDDMARVFVKQFQYNIDIVPNRNSLSNMKKKPTKNFREYVIKWREQAARVKPPMDNHELITIFLEAQEPDYFQNMMSAMGRPFAEAIKIGEIVENGLKTSRIISQAALKATTQAIQNGLGGLANRKKRDEGSMMTSRSRKVQRGASHPYVQVQQGQSSYPQHYYPPANSSTLSGPTTIYGV; this is encoded by the coding sequence atgttccctcacatccatttgccacgagggttcaagaccccaaaatttgagaaatatgaaggacacggcaaccctatcgcccacttgaaaaggtactgcaaccagctGAGGGGTGCAGGAGGAAAAGAAGAGTtgctgatggcttattttggagaAAGCCTTGTGAGGGTAGCTTCTGAATGGTTCATTGACCAAGATATCTCTCACTGGCATGTTTGGGATGACATGGCCCGGGTCTTCGTCAAACAATttcagtacaacattgatattgtgCCGAATCGTAATTCCTTGtccaatatgaagaaaaagcCGACCAAAAATTTTAGGGAGTATGTCATTAAGTGGAGGGAGCAAgcggctagagttaagccacccatggataacCACGAGTTGATCACTATTTTTTTGGAGGCTCAAGAGcctgattactttcagaacatgatgtctgcgATGGGTAGACCTTTTGCAGAAGCAATCAAAATAGGGGAGATAGTAGAAAATGGCCTCAAGACtagcagaattataagtcaagctgcTCTCAAAGCTACCACCCAAGCTATCCAAAATGGGTTGGGGGGTTTGGcaaatagaaagaagagagaTGAAGGGTCCATGATGACTTCGAGATCTAGGAAAGTTCAAAGAGGGGCATCGCACCCTTATGTGCAAGTTCAGCAGGGGCAATCCAGCTACCCTCAACATTACTACCCCCCCGCCAATTCCTCAACACTCAGTGGGCCCACCACAATATACGGTGTTTAA
- the LOC104226788 gene encoding uncharacterized protein — MPTGKLAKWQILLTEFDIVYITRIAMKAQALADHLVENPVDDEYMPLSTYFPDEEVNSIEEVVPDDHPVWKMYFDGAVNIKGVGIGAILISPIGHCYPATARLRFFCTNNTAEYEACIMVLKMAIDLDVHELLVMGASDLLIRQTQGEWDIRDIKLIPYRQCVQNLSKRFKSIEFRYVPRFHNELAVALATLASMLPYLGNTHIDPLEIQVRNQHSYCNTIEIELDSEPWYHDIKQFLKIREHPEHAKGDQKRTIRRLASGFFLNGEILYKRTPDLNLLRCIDATEAERIMREVHSGVCGPHMNGYVLAKKTLQAGIPKTIITNNVPNLNSHLMKEVCEQFKIMHLHSTPYLSKANGAVEAANKNIKKILKKMIQGSRKWHRKLPFALLGYHTTVRTSVGATPYLLVYGTEAIIPAKVEIASLRIIVESEIEDTEWVKT, encoded by the exons atgcccactggcaagctcgcaaaatggcaaatcctgctcacagagttcgacatcgtctatatCACTCGCAtcgcgatgaaagcacaggctttggcagatcatttggtagagaatccagttgatgatGAGTACATGCCACTTAGCACATACTTCCCAGACGAAGAGGTCAACTCAATAGAGGAAGTGGTTCCAGACGATCACCCTGtatggaaaatgtattttgatgggGCTGTCAATATCAAAGGAGTTGGGATCGGGGCAATCCTTATCTCACCTATTGGACATTGTTACCCTGCAACGGCCCGACTTCGGTTCTTCTGTACCAATAATACGGCAGAATAcgaagcttgtatcatggttttGAAAATGGCCATCGATCTGGATGTGCATGAACTATTGGTTATGGGAGCTTCTGACTTGCTTATCCGGCAAACCCAAGGCGAATGGGATATTCGGGACATCAAGCTTATTCCGTACAGACAATGTGTGCAAAACTTGAGCAAAAGATTCAAATCCATCGAGTTCAGGTACGTTCCCAGGTTTCACAATGAGCTAGCCGTTGCCTTGGCTACTTTAGCCTCGATGCTCCCTTATCTAGGCAACACTCATATTGATCCACTAGAAATCCAAGTTCGGAATCAACACAGTTACTGCAATACAATTGAGATAGAACTAGATAgtgaaccatggtatcatgacataaaaCAATTCCTAAAAATAAGAGAACATCCAGAGCATGCTaaaggagatcaaaaaagaactaTAAGGCGGCTCGCCAGTGGTTTCTTCCTGAATGGGGAAAttctgtacaagaggaccccagatttaaacttgttaagatgcatagatgctacagAAGCAGAGCGGATCATGAGGGAAGTGCATTCAGGGgtatgcggacctcacatgaatggaTATGTTTTGGCAAAAAAGACTCTGcaggcagg TATCCCAAAGACCATTATCACTAACAATGTACCCAatctaaatagtcatttgatgaaggaggtatgcgaacaatttaaaatCATGCATCTCCATTCTACCCCTTACCTGTCAAAAGCCAATGGAgccgttgaagcagcaaacaagaacatcaagaagattctcaAGAAGATGATCCAAGGTTCCAGGAAATGGCATAGaaagttgccttttgctcttTTGGGATACCACACGACTGTTCGCACGTCTGTTGGTGCAACTCCGTATCTGcttgtatatggaactgaagctatAATACCCGCTAAAGTCGAAATTGCCTCTCTCCGCATTATTGTGGAATCGGAGATTGAAGATACTGAGTGGGTCAAGACCTGA